The following are encoded in a window of Kutzneria kofuensis genomic DNA:
- a CDS encoding MFS transporter, which yields MSSPLKRPAFLWFFTGQAVSLLGSSMAPVALAFAVLDASNSTTQLGVVLVARMVPLLVFLLIGGVTADRFSRRTVLVLSNAGSALTQGAVAVILLTGHYSLAAVSVLELLNGVLSAFTQPALRGVVPELVEKSQMQQANSVLGTMRNATKVFGPSVSGLLVVALGSGPAIACDAASFLVAAVCMARLPLSGHVAARRKTNVLKDIHEGWTQFRGTPWLWAVAVAFCFVNMVQTGSWQILGPDLTKQLSGVQTWGFVLSARGVGLLLMGVLMYRLVVRRLLRFGLLAGVIGALPLIALGLQLNAPWLIAAAFVGGLGSSALGVSWETSLQEHVPTQTLSRVASFDNLLSYIAIPVGQLLVGPLSAVFGGFQLALFAGLFYAVAALAPLASSAVRRLPHSVTDRQKLKKGTPAPATTAVPEPSSATAVAPSGESGGRP from the coding sequence TTCCTCTGGTTCTTCACCGGGCAGGCGGTGTCGCTGCTGGGCAGTTCCATGGCGCCCGTCGCGCTCGCGTTCGCCGTGCTCGACGCGTCGAACAGCACCACCCAACTCGGCGTCGTGCTGGTCGCCCGGATGGTTCCGCTGCTGGTGTTCCTGCTCATCGGCGGCGTGACCGCGGACCGCTTCTCCCGACGGACCGTCCTCGTCCTGAGCAACGCCGGCTCGGCGCTGACCCAGGGCGCGGTCGCCGTGATCCTGCTGACCGGCCACTACTCACTGGCCGCCGTCTCCGTGCTGGAGCTGCTCAACGGCGTGCTCAGCGCGTTTACCCAGCCCGCGCTGCGCGGCGTCGTGCCCGAACTGGTCGAGAAGAGCCAGATGCAGCAGGCGAACTCGGTGCTCGGCACGATGCGCAACGCGACCAAGGTCTTCGGCCCGAGCGTGTCCGGGCTCCTGGTGGTCGCTCTGGGCAGCGGTCCGGCCATCGCCTGCGACGCGGCGAGCTTCCTGGTCGCCGCGGTCTGCATGGCGCGGCTCCCGCTGTCCGGACACGTCGCCGCGCGGCGGAAGACGAACGTCCTCAAGGACATCCACGAGGGCTGGACTCAATTCCGCGGCACGCCGTGGCTGTGGGCGGTGGCCGTCGCGTTCTGCTTCGTCAACATGGTGCAGACCGGCAGCTGGCAGATCCTCGGCCCGGACCTGACCAAACAGCTCAGCGGGGTGCAGACCTGGGGTTTCGTGCTCAGCGCCCGCGGTGTCGGCCTGCTGCTGATGGGTGTGCTCATGTACCGGCTGGTCGTCCGCCGGCTGCTCCGCTTCGGACTGCTGGCGGGCGTCATCGGCGCGTTGCCGCTGATCGCACTCGGCCTGCAGCTGAACGCCCCCTGGCTGATAGCCGCCGCCTTCGTCGGCGGTCTCGGCTCCTCCGCTCTGGGCGTCAGCTGGGAAACGTCCCTGCAGGAGCACGTGCCGACACAGACGCTGTCCCGAGTCGCCTCCTTCGACAACTTGTTGTCCTACATTGCGATTCCGGTCGGCCAGCTGCTGGTCGGCCCACTGTCCGCCGTGTTCGGCGGATTCCAGCTGGCACTGTTTGCCGGCTTGTTCTACGCGGTGGCGGCACTGGCGCCGCTTGCATCGTCCGCCGTCCGGCGGCTGCCGCACAGCGTGACCGATCGCCAGAAGTTGAAAAA